From the genome of Phytohabitans rumicis, one region includes:
- a CDS encoding ABC transporter substrate-binding protein has protein sequence MRRRNLLALAGLVPLAAACGNDGDGSSENLQLQFMYWGSTFEQKAVEKMLKAFEQSNKGTKVKPLFTPDEYDVKLNTLVASGGVPDVGYVPMAMSYRLAEQGKLVNLFSYLDKYPQLASYLPDAYLWYGKDQLHGVATANEIELLWYSKAAIAEAGISAPPAQASGAWSWDQLVQNAYQLTVDQNGKHPDESGFNAKQVRQFGISISITYAAAWYGFLRSNGADFADPSGTKCLLDTPEAIEVFQNLQDLIYKHRVAPGPGQLAATGDDVPGTNILLKTKRVAMIVDGHWSLLDMNESKVDYGIGVLPKYGEPFTTSQVAGASAVFAGSKHVEEAIELFAFHIDPRYVDLYKQGLWMPQERKYYEDQAAIDSWTKNDSHPSEFRTAVVDYARDHGVPDLRGRLKNLSAINSDVLTPALQEIETNKRPAAVVLKEIAPKVTSRMQGWQHTQGL, from the coding sequence ATGAGAAGACGGAATCTGCTGGCCCTTGCCGGCCTCGTGCCGCTGGCCGCCGCATGCGGAAACGACGGCGACGGCTCCTCGGAAAACCTACAACTGCAGTTCATGTACTGGGGCTCGACCTTCGAGCAAAAGGCCGTGGAGAAGATGCTCAAGGCATTTGAGCAGAGCAACAAGGGTACGAAGGTCAAGCCGCTGTTCACCCCGGACGAGTACGACGTCAAACTCAACACGCTGGTGGCCAGCGGAGGCGTGCCGGACGTCGGCTACGTCCCGATGGCGATGTCGTACCGGCTGGCCGAGCAGGGCAAGCTGGTCAACCTCTTCTCCTATCTCGACAAGTACCCGCAGCTGGCCAGCTACCTGCCGGACGCCTACCTGTGGTACGGCAAGGACCAGCTGCACGGGGTCGCGACCGCCAACGAGATCGAGCTGTTGTGGTACAGCAAGGCCGCGATCGCCGAGGCGGGCATCTCCGCGCCGCCGGCCCAGGCGTCCGGCGCGTGGTCGTGGGACCAGCTCGTGCAGAACGCCTACCAGCTCACCGTCGACCAGAACGGCAAGCACCCCGACGAGTCCGGCTTCAACGCCAAGCAGGTCAGGCAGTTCGGCATTTCGATCAGCATCACCTACGCCGCGGCCTGGTACGGCTTTCTGCGCAGCAACGGCGCCGACTTCGCCGACCCCAGTGGCACCAAGTGCCTGCTCGATACGCCCGAGGCGATCGAAGTGTTCCAGAACCTCCAAGACCTGATCTACAAGCATCGGGTGGCTCCCGGCCCGGGGCAGCTCGCCGCCACCGGCGACGACGTGCCGGGCACCAACATCCTGTTGAAAACCAAGCGGGTGGCCATGATCGTCGACGGCCACTGGAGCCTGCTGGACATGAACGAGAGCAAAGTGGACTACGGCATCGGGGTGCTGCCCAAGTACGGCGAGCCGTTCACCACCAGCCAGGTCGCCGGCGCCTCGGCCGTCTTCGCGGGCAGCAAGCACGTGGAGGAGGCGATCGAGCTGTTCGCCTTCCACATCGACCCGCGCTACGTCGACCTCTACAAGCAGGGCCTGTGGATGCCGCAGGAGCGCAAATACTACGAGGATCAGGCGGCCATCGACTCGTGGACCAAGAACGACTCCCACCCGTCCGAGTTCCGTACGGCCGTGGTGGATTACGCGCGGGATCATGGCGTACCGGATCTGCGTGGCCGGCTGAAGAACCTGTCCGCCATCAACAGCGACGTGCTGACCCCGGCGTTGCAGGAGATCGAGACCAACAAGCGGCCGGCCGCCGTGGTGCTCAAGGAAATCGCGCCAAAGGTCACCAGCAGGATGCAGGGCTGGCAGCACACGCAGGGGCTCTGA
- a CDS encoding alpha/beta fold hydrolase — translation MLAHPGLRFASHTVHVPLDHRRPGEDTIEVFARSVVAADRAGDDLPWLLYLEGGPGGKAPRPLRAEGWLAHAVKSHRVLLLDQRGTGRSTPITARTARGMAAEDLAAYLKLFRADSIVADAEVLRERVAGGATWDTLGQSYGGFVTMTYLSVAPEGLRTCYITGGLPGLTATADEVYARTYPRVAAKNAEFYRAFPQDAVAVRRMADHLSGTDVRLPDGDRLTVGRLRLLGNLFGMSYGYAQVHWLLDEAWHGTELSDAFRYEVMRLTGHVDQPLFALQEFTYGQGGAPSAWAAARALNHHPDFAPDADPLLFTGEMMYPWMFEQIAALKPFAAAADILAGASDWPALYDRTRLAVNEVPVCAAVYADDMYVDAGLSLQTAASVGNVRTWVTNEHEHDGLRTSGEGVLSHLMGMAAEG, via the coding sequence GTGCTCGCGCATCCGGGACTTCGCTTCGCCTCCCACACCGTCCATGTGCCGCTGGACCACCGCCGACCGGGCGAGGACACGATCGAGGTCTTCGCCCGGTCGGTGGTGGCGGCGGACCGGGCGGGCGACGACCTGCCGTGGCTGCTGTACCTGGAGGGCGGTCCAGGCGGGAAGGCACCCCGGCCGCTGCGTGCGGAGGGGTGGCTCGCGCACGCGGTGAAGAGCCACCGCGTGCTCCTGCTCGACCAGCGGGGGACGGGACGCAGCACGCCGATCACCGCCCGGACGGCGCGGGGCATGGCGGCCGAGGATCTGGCGGCGTATCTCAAGCTGTTCCGCGCGGACAGCATCGTCGCCGACGCGGAGGTCCTCCGGGAGCGCGTCGCCGGCGGCGCCACGTGGGACACGCTCGGCCAGAGCTACGGCGGCTTCGTCACCATGACGTACCTGTCCGTGGCGCCGGAGGGCCTGCGCACCTGCTACATCACCGGTGGACTACCGGGCCTGACCGCGACCGCCGACGAGGTGTACGCCCGCACGTACCCGCGCGTCGCCGCCAAGAACGCCGAGTTCTACCGCGCCTTTCCACAAGACGCCGTCGCGGTCCGCCGGATGGCGGATCACCTGTCCGGTACGGACGTGCGCCTGCCCGACGGTGACCGGCTCACGGTCGGCCGGCTGCGCCTGCTCGGCAACCTGTTCGGCATGAGCTACGGCTACGCCCAGGTGCACTGGCTCCTCGACGAGGCGTGGCACGGCACGGAGCTGTCGGACGCCTTCCGGTACGAGGTCATGAGGCTGACCGGCCACGTCGACCAACCGCTGTTCGCGCTGCAGGAATTCACCTACGGCCAGGGCGGCGCGCCGTCGGCCTGGGCGGCCGCCCGCGCGCTGAACCACCATCCGGACTTCGCACCGGACGCCGATCCGCTGCTGTTCACCGGCGAGATGATGTATCCGTGGATGTTCGAGCAGATCGCCGCGCTCAAACCGTTCGCCGCCGCCGCGGACATCCTCGCCGGCGCCAGCGACTGGCCAGCGCTGTATGACCGCACCCGACTGGCGGTCAACGAGGTTCCGGTCTGCGCAGCCGTCTACGCCGACGACATGTACGTGGACGCGGGCCTCTCGCTGCAGACCGCGGCGTCGGTCGGCAACGTGCGTACCTGGGTGACGAATGAGCACGAGCATGACGGATTGCGGACGTCCGGCGAGGGCGTGCTGAGCCACCTGATGGGCATGGCCGCCGAAGGTTGA